The following are encoded together in the Streptomyces sp. NBC_00341 genome:
- a CDS encoding ricin-type beta-trefoil lectin domain protein → MRRTRFRLRCTVAAVAATAAALGGMAATAGPAAAAQSATTTTASTALSPELEAIRAAEATRLYGDPAERPLADRKTGLISLGDSEISGEGVGTYEAGTNGPDNWCHRSPDSAIHRTGIPADVTYNVSCSGAYTGNIVIGGSKQYADELVQSDNLAIKARNTRIKMVVLVAGANDDLQFGPVMTDCVERWVLIQGTCEPKYDGGWQARVDALVPKVEKTVGDLRTVMSDAGYAAGDYKLVVMGYPSPIGPDFYDNPNFPGKLPGGCAGYDSDAAWGRNTAVPAFERGMRKAAADTGAVYLDNSRLFHGHEVCSESTWARGLFIDLSHFPPDSNSLRQSFHPNAAGHGAFASCLTQIYNSGLREASCADPASTGTPVLQPAAWDDVFKPLTNASTGTCLDVPASVTRNNTGVTGWDCHGGRNQNWWYDSGTKTVRTALSHDRCLDVPGADYKAGAALILYNCSGAANQRFVRQSGTLSPAAATGLCATLAGAHDPLRLQPCDGSARQRFA, encoded by the coding sequence ATGAGGCGCACAAGGTTCAGACTCCGCTGTACCGTCGCCGCCGTCGCCGCCACGGCGGCGGCACTGGGCGGGATGGCCGCGACCGCAGGTCCGGCGGCGGCGGCGCAGTCCGCCACCACCACTACCGCATCCACCGCACTCTCGCCCGAACTGGAGGCCATCCGCGCCGCCGAGGCCACCCGGCTGTACGGCGACCCGGCCGAGCGTCCGCTCGCGGACCGCAAGACCGGGCTGATCTCGCTCGGCGACAGCGAGATCTCGGGCGAGGGCGTCGGCACGTACGAGGCGGGCACAAACGGCCCCGACAACTGGTGCCACCGCTCGCCCGACTCCGCCATCCACCGCACCGGCATCCCGGCCGACGTCACGTACAACGTCTCCTGCTCCGGCGCGTACACCGGGAACATCGTCATCGGCGGTTCGAAGCAGTACGCCGACGAACTGGTGCAGAGCGACAACCTCGCCATCAAGGCGCGCAACACCCGCATCAAGATGGTCGTGCTGGTGGCCGGTGCCAATGACGACCTCCAGTTCGGTCCGGTCATGACGGACTGCGTCGAGCGCTGGGTCCTCATCCAGGGCACCTGCGAGCCCAAGTACGACGGCGGCTGGCAGGCCCGTGTCGACGCGCTCGTCCCCAAGGTCGAGAAGACCGTGGGTGACCTGCGCACCGTCATGTCGGACGCGGGGTACGCCGCCGGCGACTACAAGCTGGTCGTCATGGGCTACCCGAGCCCGATCGGACCCGACTTCTACGACAACCCCAACTTCCCCGGCAAGCTTCCCGGCGGCTGCGCCGGATACGACTCCGACGCCGCCTGGGGCCGCAACACCGCCGTTCCCGCCTTCGAGCGCGGTATGCGCAAGGCCGCGGCCGACACCGGAGCCGTCTACCTGGACAACTCCCGGCTCTTCCACGGCCACGAGGTGTGCAGCGAGTCCACCTGGGCCCGCGGCCTCTTCATCGACCTGTCGCACTTCCCGCCGGACTCCAACTCCCTGCGGCAGTCCTTCCACCCGAACGCGGCGGGCCACGGCGCCTTCGCCTCCTGCCTGACCCAGATCTACAACTCCGGCCTGCGCGAGGCGAGCTGCGCCGATCCGGCGAGCACCGGCACCCCCGTGCTGCAGCCCGCCGCCTGGGACGACGTCTTCAAGCCGCTGACCAACGCGTCCACCGGCACCTGCCTGGACGTCCCCGCCTCCGTCACCCGTAACAACACCGGAGTGACCGGCTGGGACTGCCACGGCGGCCGCAACCAGAACTGGTGGTACGACTCGGGCACGAAGACCGTCCGTACGGCGCTGAGCCACGACCGCTGCCTGGACGTACCGGGCGCCGACTACAAGGCGGGCGCCGCCCTCATCCTCTACAACTGCTCGGGCGCGGCCAACCAGCGGTTCGTCCGGCAGTCGGGCACGCTGAGCCCGGCCGCCGCCACGGGGCTGTGCGCGACCCTGGCGGGTGCCCACGACCCGCTGAGGCTCCAGCCCTGCGACGGGAGCGCGAGGCAGCGCTTCGCGTAG
- a CDS encoding MFS transporter: MTGYAISSYGTFLNMVALNLFVYETTGRALAMGLFMAVRLASGFAAGLTAGGLLARFTAKSVMLWTNIAQASVMLLLVLAPDGLRTAALVAVSVVVGSCGTLFMVSLRSSIPEMVGEDRRSWANSLSITGRSLAMVAGFASAGVVVSLVGYTAAFVVDTATFAVCAVTVALLPIPGGGKRRDGGGSRGRVPDEAAAAGPGEAGAPARRRGPAALAALAAAPGLALMVALRGVDALGSSSHNAALPVYSSELDTARPAVFVSAFWCLWALGNIVVQQLIQRYARRTGRSVGALGFGWGTCLMSAAFVLAFAGFPMVATAAVALVAGAADGLTEVSYTSHLQTLPAGLRAHAFGLSATVENLGFGAGMILVAAALDHYTPLTVVGWSHGAAIVFAAVFLIRVAGLRTSSPGPTSP; encoded by the coding sequence GTGACCGGCTACGCCATCTCCTCGTACGGCACCTTCCTGAATATGGTGGCGCTCAATCTGTTCGTCTATGAGACGACCGGACGGGCTCTCGCCATGGGGCTGTTCATGGCGGTGCGACTGGCGTCCGGATTTGCCGCCGGGCTGACGGCCGGTGGTCTGCTCGCCCGATTCACCGCGAAGAGCGTGATGCTCTGGACGAATATCGCGCAGGCGTCGGTGATGCTGCTGCTGGTGCTCGCGCCGGACGGGCTGCGCACGGCCGCGCTGGTCGCGGTATCCGTGGTGGTCGGCTCCTGCGGGACCCTGTTCATGGTGTCCCTGCGCAGCTCCATTCCCGAGATGGTCGGCGAGGACCGGCGCTCGTGGGCCAACTCTCTTTCGATCACCGGTCGTTCGCTGGCCATGGTGGCGGGTTTCGCGTCTGCGGGCGTCGTCGTCTCGCTCGTCGGGTACACCGCCGCCTTCGTCGTGGACACGGCCACGTTCGCGGTCTGCGCGGTGACGGTGGCCCTGCTCCCCATCCCGGGCGGCGGCAAGCGGCGCGACGGGGGCGGGAGTCGGGGCCGGGTGCCGGACGAGGCGGCCGCCGCCGGACCGGGGGAGGCCGGTGCGCCCGCCCGTCGGCGCGGGCCCGCCGCGCTCGCCGCCCTGGCCGCCGCGCCCGGTCTGGCGCTGATGGTGGCGCTGCGGGGTGTGGACGCGCTGGGCTCGTCCTCGCACAACGCGGCGCTCCCGGTCTACTCCAGCGAGCTGGACACCGCGCGCCCCGCCGTGTTCGTCAGCGCCTTCTGGTGCCTGTGGGCGCTCGGCAACATCGTGGTGCAGCAGCTGATCCAGCGGTACGCGCGCCGCACCGGCCGGTCCGTCGGGGCGCTGGGCTTCGGCTGGGGCACCTGTCTCATGTCGGCGGCGTTCGTCCTGGCCTTCGCGGGGTTCCCGATGGTGGCCACGGCCGCGGTCGCGCTGGTCGCGGGGGCCGCCGACGGGCTCACGGAGGTCTCGTACACCTCACATCTGCAGACCCTGCCGGCCGGGCTGCGCGCCCACGCCTTCGGACTCTCCGCCACGGTGGAGAATCTCGGGTTCGGCGCCGGGATGATCCTGGTCGCCGCCGCGCTCGACCACTACACCCCGCTGACGGTCGTCGGCTGGTCCCACGGCGCCGCGATCGTGTTCGCCGCGGTGTTCCTGATCCGGGTGGCGGGCCTGCGCACGTCCTCGCCCGGCCCGACGTCCCCGTGA
- a CDS encoding LuxR C-terminal-related transcriptional regulator, translated as MKDDHSSPPACDCRESSADGSAPGGAGSGPEHPCESALATYRRALVAGSLPQGEVAGCLRDLHLMVADRGSPGFMIPVPPETASYTALAPLQEALLDRRRALRATRAALSVFETLYADVHRSEQPALTRLSGEAVISRALEAGVGGCREQVRTAQPGGSRPASVLQEALTRDLGNLRRGVRQRTIYQHTVRSDRTTLAYIEQVTAAGAEVRTLAEVVDRVIVCDRDLAFVPFSDEPHHALRVQHPSLVRFLARAFDEAWARAVPVRPERAPLRTPVVTSDLQRAILRAVVNGETDASIARRIGMSRRSVAEHMRKVSEQLGSTSRAQLGYLVATSGLLDG; from the coding sequence GTGAAGGACGATCATTCCAGCCCACCGGCATGCGATTGCCGCGAATCGTCGGCGGACGGTTCCGCACCGGGCGGGGCCGGGTCCGGCCCGGAACACCCCTGCGAGAGCGCGCTCGCGACGTACCGGCGCGCACTGGTGGCCGGAAGTCTTCCGCAGGGCGAGGTGGCCGGCTGCCTGCGCGACCTGCATCTGATGGTGGCCGACCGGGGCTCACCGGGATTCATGATCCCCGTACCGCCGGAGACCGCGTCCTACACCGCGCTCGCCCCGCTCCAGGAGGCCCTCCTGGACCGGCGCCGCGCGCTGCGCGCCACCCGCGCCGCGCTCTCGGTCTTCGAGACCCTGTACGCGGATGTGCACCGCAGCGAACAGCCCGCGCTCACCCGGCTGTCCGGGGAGGCCGTCATCAGCAGGGCGCTGGAGGCAGGGGTGGGCGGCTGCCGGGAACAGGTCCGCACCGCGCAGCCCGGCGGCAGCCGCCCGGCGAGCGTGCTCCAGGAGGCGCTGACCAGGGACCTGGGCAATCTGAGGCGGGGCGTCCGGCAGCGGACGATCTACCAGCACACCGTCCGCTCGGACCGTACGACCCTCGCGTACATCGAGCAGGTGACCGCCGCGGGAGCGGAGGTCAGGACGCTCGCGGAGGTGGTCGACCGGGTGATCGTGTGCGACCGGGACCTGGCGTTCGTCCCGTTCTCCGACGAACCGCACCACGCCCTGCGCGTCCAGCACCCGTCACTGGTGCGGTTCCTGGCCCGCGCCTTCGACGAGGCCTGGGCCCGCGCCGTACCGGTCCGCCCGGAGCGGGCGCCGCTGCGCACCCCCGTCGTCACGTCCGACCTGCAGCGCGCCATCCTGCGGGCGGTGGTCAACGGCGAGACGGACGCCTCGATAGCCCGCCGGATCGGGATGAGCCGCCGCAGCGTCGCCGAGCACATGCGGAAGGTCTCCGAGCAGCTCGGCAGCACCAGCCGGGCCCAACTCGGCTACCTGGTCGCGACATCGGGCCTGCTCGACGGCTGA
- a CDS encoding DUF402 domain-containing protein: MTGTGETERWAPGDQILWRYRGNGPLRHGPAPGGARNPVHICRPVTVAQDTEDLLAVWVAPGTECVKPVLADGTDVHAEPLATRYTSPRTTARTPWLGNGVLKLARPGEPWSVWLFWEPGWEFRSWYVNLEEPRTRWAGGIDSEDHFLDISVYPDRSWLWRDEDEFAQAQRVGLMTPATARRVREAGRAAVGVIRDWGAPFRDGWEDWRPDPRWRVPALPDDWDRLPDDWDRTPSAMPS; the protein is encoded by the coding sequence ATGACAGGTACCGGAGAGACCGAGCGCTGGGCGCCGGGTGATCAGATCCTGTGGCGCTACCGCGGCAACGGACCGCTGCGGCACGGCCCCGCGCCCGGCGGGGCACGGAACCCCGTGCACATCTGCCGGCCCGTCACCGTGGCCCAGGACACCGAGGACCTGCTCGCCGTCTGGGTGGCGCCCGGCACCGAGTGCGTGAAGCCGGTGCTGGCGGACGGCACCGACGTGCACGCGGAGCCGCTCGCCACCCGGTACACCTCGCCGCGCACCACCGCCCGCACGCCCTGGCTGGGCAACGGGGTGCTGAAGCTGGCCCGGCCAGGCGAGCCCTGGTCGGTCTGGCTGTTCTGGGAGCCCGGCTGGGAGTTCCGCAGCTGGTACGTGAACCTGGAGGAGCCGCGGACCCGCTGGGCCGGCGGCATCGACTCCGAGGACCACTTCCTGGACATCTCGGTCTACCCGGACCGCAGCTGGCTCTGGCGGGACGAGGACGAGTTCGCGCAGGCCCAGCGGGTCGGCCTGATGACCCCCGCGACCGCCCGGCGGGTGCGGGAGGCGGGGCGCGCGGCGGTCGGCGTGATCCGCGACTGGGGGGCGCCGTTCCGGGACGGCTGGGAGGACTGGCGGCCCGATCCGCGATGGCGGGTTCCCGCACTTCCGGACGACTGGGACCGGCTTCCGGATGACTGGGACCGTACCCCCTCCGCCATGCCGTCGTGA
- a CDS encoding M18 family aminopeptidase, producing MTPVQHRSHVDDLLSFIRASPSPYHAVASAAQRLEKAGFRELRGTDDWTGTTGGSFVVRGGALIAWYAPEGTPAHTPFRIIGTHTDSPNLRIKPTPDTGSAGWRQIAVEIYGGVPLNTWLDRDLGISGRLALRGPGGTTDSRLVQIDEPLLRVPQLAIHLDRSVNDGLALDPQRHIAPVWSLGAVQEGALLRRVAAAAEADPDEVLGWDLMLHDIQPPGYLGAEQEFVVSSRLDNLISVHAGVTALAGAATAAGEPAYIPVLAAFDHEEVGSGSDTGAQSPLLERVLSRSVTARGGSPEDWSRALAGAFCLSADMAHAVHPNYAERHDPDHHPLPNSGPTVKVNVNQRYATDSTGIAVFAAACERAGAPWQPFVSNNAMPCGTSIGPLTAARLGVPTVDVGVPGLSMHSARELCGAQDPGHLAAILGAFVTSG from the coding sequence ATGACGCCGGTCCAGCACCGCAGCCACGTCGACGATCTGCTCTCCTTCATCAGGGCGAGCCCCTCCCCGTACCACGCCGTGGCGAGCGCCGCCCAGCGGCTGGAGAAGGCCGGCTTCCGTGAACTGCGCGGCACCGACGACTGGACGGGCACCACGGGCGGCAGCTTCGTCGTCCGGGGCGGCGCGCTGATCGCCTGGTACGCCCCCGAGGGCACCCCCGCCCACACGCCCTTCCGGATCATCGGCACCCACACCGACTCACCCAACCTGCGGATCAAGCCCACGCCCGACACCGGCTCCGCCGGCTGGCGGCAGATCGCGGTGGAGATCTACGGCGGAGTCCCGCTCAACACCTGGCTCGACCGGGACCTGGGCATCTCCGGCCGGCTCGCCCTGCGCGGCCCCGGCGGCACGACCGACTCCCGGCTCGTCCAGATCGACGAACCGCTCCTGCGGGTGCCCCAGCTGGCCATCCACCTGGACCGGTCCGTCAACGACGGCCTGGCCCTGGACCCGCAGCGCCACATCGCCCCGGTCTGGTCGCTCGGCGCCGTCCAGGAGGGGGCGCTGCTGCGCCGGGTCGCGGCGGCGGCGGAGGCCGATCCGGACGAGGTGCTGGGCTGGGACCTGATGCTCCACGACATCCAGCCGCCCGGATACCTGGGCGCGGAGCAGGAGTTCGTGGTCTCCTCCCGGCTGGACAACCTGATCTCGGTGCACGCCGGCGTCACGGCGCTGGCCGGTGCGGCGACGGCGGCCGGGGAGCCCGCGTACATCCCGGTCCTGGCGGCCTTCGACCACGAGGAGGTCGGCAGCGGCTCGGACACGGGTGCGCAGAGCCCACTGCTGGAGCGCGTCCTGAGCCGTTCGGTCACCGCGCGCGGCGGCAGCCCGGAGGACTGGTCGCGGGCGCTGGCCGGTGCCTTCTGCCTCTCGGCGGACATGGCGCACGCCGTGCACCCCAACTACGCGGAGCGGCACGACCCGGACCACCACCCGCTGCCCAACAGCGGCCCCACGGTCAAGGTCAACGTCAATCAGCGCTACGCCACCGACTCGACCGGCATCGCGGTGTTCGCGGCGGCCTGCGAGCGGGCGGGCGCCCCGTGGCAGCCGTTCGTCTCCAACAACGCGATGCCGTGCGGCACGTCGATCGGCCCGCTCACCGCGGCCCGGCTGGGTGTCCCGACCGTGGACGTGGGGGTACCGGGGCTGTCGATGCACTCGGCCCGCGAGCTGTGCGGGGCACAGGACCCGGGCCACCTGGCGGCGATCCTGGGCGCGTTCGTGACGTCCGGCTGA
- a CDS encoding aspartate ammonia-lyase produces the protein MDDVTTGGKHRIEHDSMGEVKVPADAKWRAQTQRAVENFPISGQRLERAHIEALARIKGAAAKVNAELKVLDPEIARAVQDAAAEVAEGRWDAHFPIDVFQTGSGTSSNMNTNEVLATLATERLGREVHPNDHVNASQSSNDVFPSSIHIAATGAVTGELIPALDHLAAALERKSAEFATVVKSGRTHLMDATPVTLGQEFGGYAAQIRYGIERLYASLPRLAELPLGGTAVGTGINTPPGFSAAVIAEVARVTGLPLTEARDHFEAQGARDGLVETSGQLRTVAVSLTKISNDLRWMASGPRTGLAEISLPDLQPGSSIMPGKVNPVIPEAVLMVAAQVTGNDATVAAAGAAGNFELNVMLPVIAKNLLESVRLLANVSRLLADRTVDGITANVERAREYAESSPSVVTPLNKYIGYEEAAKVAKKSLAERKTIREVVLASGYVERGDLTVEQLDEALDVLRMTRP, from the coding sequence GTGGACGACGTCACAACAGGTGGAAAGCACCGCATCGAGCACGATTCGATGGGCGAGGTGAAGGTGCCCGCGGACGCCAAGTGGCGGGCCCAGACGCAGCGGGCCGTGGAGAACTTCCCGATCTCGGGGCAGCGCCTGGAGCGGGCCCACATCGAGGCGCTCGCCCGCATCAAGGGCGCCGCCGCCAAGGTGAACGCCGAGCTGAAGGTCCTCGACCCGGAGATCGCGCGGGCCGTCCAGGACGCGGCGGCCGAGGTCGCGGAGGGGCGCTGGGACGCGCACTTCCCGATCGACGTCTTCCAAACCGGCTCGGGCACCTCGTCGAACATGAACACCAACGAGGTGCTGGCCACCCTCGCCACCGAGCGCCTGGGCCGCGAGGTCCACCCCAACGACCACGTGAACGCCTCGCAGTCCTCCAACGACGTCTTCCCGTCCTCCATCCACATCGCCGCGACGGGCGCGGTGACCGGCGAGCTGATCCCCGCCCTGGACCACCTCGCGGCCGCCCTGGAGCGCAAGTCCGCCGAGTTCGCGACGGTCGTGAAGTCGGGCCGCACGCACCTGATGGACGCGACGCCGGTGACCCTGGGCCAGGAGTTCGGCGGGTACGCCGCGCAGATCCGCTACGGCATCGAGCGGCTGTACGCCTCGCTCCCCCGCCTCGCGGAGCTGCCGCTGGGCGGCACGGCGGTCGGCACCGGCATCAACACCCCGCCCGGCTTCTCGGCCGCGGTGATCGCGGAGGTCGCCCGCGTCACCGGGCTGCCGCTCACCGAGGCCCGGGACCACTTCGAGGCACAGGGCGCGCGGGACGGCCTCGTGGAGACCTCCGGCCAGCTCCGTACGGTCGCGGTCTCGCTGACCAAGATCTCCAACGACCTGCGCTGGATGGCCTCGGGGCCGCGCACCGGACTGGCCGAGATCAGCCTGCCCGACCTCCAGCCGGGCTCGTCGATCATGCCGGGGAAGGTCAATCCGGTCATTCCCGAGGCGGTACTGATGGTCGCCGCCCAGGTGACGGGGAACGACGCGACGGTCGCCGCCGCGGGAGCCGCGGGCAACTTCGAGCTGAACGTGATGCTCCCGGTCATCGCGAAGAACCTGCTGGAGTCCGTACGGCTGCTCGCCAACGTCTCCCGGCTGCTCGCGGACCGCACGGTCGACGGCATCACCGCGAACGTGGAGCGGGCCAGGGAGTACGCGGAGTCCTCGCCGTCCGTCGTCACCCCGCTGAACAAGTACATCGGGTACGAGGAGGCGGCGAAGGTCGCCAAGAAGTCGCTGGCCGAGCGGAAGACGATCCGCGAGGTGGTCCTGGCCTCGGGTTACGTCGAACGCGGGGACCTCACCGTGGAGCAGCTGGACGAGGCGCTGGACGTGCTGCGGATGACCCGCCCATGA
- a CDS encoding ATP-binding SpoIIE family protein phosphatase, with product MTEHPTSHEGRQPLAARPQERARPRQRDAASAAAAAASAIPGPAKGPGPAAAGPGPAAGPDPQAAARREGDRLRFVGAATRRIARGIDLDEIVLGLCRASVPTFSDAILVYLRDPLPVGDERPVHPFVLRLRRSDRLRLSDELPDGLPESERLRPAVIDPQTDLTPAAELCEVRPGGALAEVLRGVRPVFGDSAAARAALPELLGAGRTVPSGHRAILAPLRGRRRVIGAAVFLRGTERPPFEANDLLVAAQLATHTALGIDKAVLYGREAYIADELQRTMLPDSLPQPTGVRLASRYLPAAETARVGGDWYDAIPLPGSRVALVVGDVMGHSMTSAAIMGQLRTTAQTLAGLDLPPQEVLHHLDEQAQRLGSDRMATCLYAVYDPVAHRITIANAGHPPPVLLHLGGRAEVLRVPPGAPIGVGGVDFEAVELDAPAGATLLLYTDGLVESRLRDVWTGIEQLRERLATTARLTGPDHSPPLEALCDDVLDMLGPGDRDDDIALLAARFDGIAPSDVAYWFLEPEDSAPGRARRLARRALSRWGLEDLSDSVELLVSEVVTNAVRYAERPVTLRLLRTDILRCEVGDDSPQLPRQRRARDMDEGGRGLFLVNRLARRWGATRLSTGKVVWFEMPTRGQ from the coding sequence GTGACGGAGCACCCCACCTCCCACGAAGGCCGGCAGCCACTCGCCGCCCGGCCGCAGGAACGCGCCCGGCCCCGGCAGCGGGATGCCGCCTCCGCGGCCGCCGCTGCCGCCTCCGCGATCCCCGGCCCCGCCAAGGGCCCCGGTCCGGCCGCTGCCGGACCGGGCCCGGCGGCCGGCCCCGATCCCCAGGCGGCGGCCCGCCGCGAGGGCGACCGGCTGCGCTTCGTGGGTGCCGCGACCCGCCGGATCGCCCGCGGGATAGATCTGGACGAGATCGTGCTGGGCCTGTGCCGGGCCAGCGTGCCGACGTTCTCCGACGCCATACTCGTCTACCTCCGCGATCCGCTGCCGGTCGGCGACGAGCGCCCCGTCCACCCGTTCGTGCTGCGGCTGCGCCGCTCCGACCGGCTGCGGCTGAGCGACGAACTCCCCGACGGGCTGCCGGAGAGCGAGCGGCTCCGGCCGGCCGTCATCGATCCGCAGACCGATCTGACGCCCGCCGCCGAACTGTGCGAGGTCCGGCCCGGCGGTGCGCTGGCCGAGGTGCTGCGCGGGGTGCGGCCGGTCTTCGGTGACTCCGCCGCGGCCCGCGCCGCCCTGCCCGAGCTGCTCGGCGCCGGGCGCACCGTGCCGTCCGGTCACCGGGCGATCCTGGCCCCGCTGCGCGGCCGGCGCCGGGTGATCGGCGCGGCGGTCTTCCTGCGCGGCACCGAGCGCCCGCCGTTCGAGGCCAACGACCTGCTGGTCGCGGCCCAGCTGGCGACGCACACCGCGCTCGGCATCGACAAGGCCGTGCTGTACGGGCGCGAGGCCTACATCGCGGACGAGCTCCAGCGCACCATGCTGCCCGACTCACTGCCGCAGCCCACCGGGGTCCGGCTCGCCTCCCGCTATCTGCCGGCCGCGGAGACGGCCCGGGTCGGCGGCGACTGGTACGACGCGATCCCGCTGCCCGGCAGCCGGGTCGCCCTGGTCGTGGGCGACGTCATGGGCCACTCCATGACCTCCGCCGCGATCATGGGCCAGCTGCGCACCACCGCGCAGACCCTGGCCGGGCTCGACCTGCCGCCGCAGGAGGTGCTGCACCACCTCGACGAGCAGGCCCAGCGGCTCGGCAGCGACCGCATGGCGACCTGCCTGTACGCCGTGTACGACCCCGTCGCGCACCGCATCACCATCGCCAACGCCGGCCACCCGCCGCCCGTGCTGCTCCACCTCGGCGGCCGCGCCGAGGTGCTGCGGGTACCGCCGGGGGCCCCGATCGGCGTGGGCGGAGTGGACTTCGAGGCCGTCGAGCTGGACGCGCCCGCGGGCGCCACGCTGCTCCTCTACACCGACGGACTGGTCGAATCGCGGCTCCGCGACGTGTGGACGGGCATCGAGCAGCTGCGCGAGCGGCTCGCCACCACCGCCCGGCTGACCGGTCCCGACCACTCGCCGCCGCTGGAGGCCCTCTGCGACGACGTGCTGGACATGCTCGGCCCCGGCGACCGGGACGACGACATCGCGCTGCTCGCCGCCCGCTTCGACGGGATCGCGCCGAGCGACGTCGCGTACTGGTTCCTGGAGCCGGAGGACTCGGCCCCCGGCCGGGCCCGCAGGCTGGCCCGCCGCGCGCTCAGCCGCTGGGGTCTGGAGGATCTCTCGGACTCGGTGGAGCTGCTGGTCAGCGAGGTGGTGACCAACGCCGTGCGGTACGCGGAGCGGCCGGTGACGCTGCGGCTGCTGCGGACCGACATCCTGCGCTGCGAGGTCGGCGACGACTCCCCGCAGCTGCCCCGCCAGCGCCGCGCGCGGGACATGGACGAGGGCGGTCGCGGTCTGTTCCTGGTGAACCGGCTGGCCCGGCGGTGGGGTGCGACGCGCCTGTCGACGGGCAAGGTCGTCTGGTTCGAGATGCCGACCCGGGGGCAGTAG